TAGCGCGATGGCGGGGTCGAGCACGGCAGCGGCTGGCGGGGTCACCACCACGATGTCCTTCACCCCAGCGGCGCGGGCCGGAAGCGCCTGCATCAGCAGCGAGGAGAATAGAGGCGTCGCGCCGCCGGGAACATACAGGCCGACCCGGTCGATCGGTCGCCAGGCCTTTTCGACGGTGAGGCCGGGCATGGTTTCGACCATGGTGTCGGTCGGGCGGCTCGCCTCGTGGAAGGCGCGGATATTGCGGGCAGCGAGCTCCATCGCCGCGACGCTGTCCGCCGGCAGGGCGGAGCGGGCGGCGGCGGCCAGCGGTGCGACCGTGACGGCCTGGGGGGCCTGGCGGTCGATCCGCTCGGCGATGCGGCACAGAGCGTCCCAGCCGCCGCTCCGCACATCTTCGAGGATCGCCGCCACGCCGGCGACCAGGTCGGGCGAGCGACGCGCGGGTGGGCGGGCGAGGGCGGCCGCCTGCTCGGCGGCGGACAGTTCGGACCAGATGAGCGGGGTCACAGCATCATCTTCTCGATCGGGAGCACGAGGATCGCAGAGGCACCGGCGCCCTTTAGTTGCTCGAGCGTCTCCCAGAACACTGATTCGCGAGCGACGGCGTGCACCGCAAAGTGGCCTGGGCGGCCGTGAAGGGGGATGATGGTCGGGGCCTCGGCACCGGGCAGGATGCGCGTAATTGCTGGCAGCGACTCAGAGGAAGCATTGAGCAGGATGTATTTGGCGTCCTTGGTTTCGAGCACGCCCTGGATGCGACTGAGCAAAGCTTCGCCCAGTTCCTGGCGCACCGCCGCCACGGACCGGGTCGTGCGGATCAGCACCGCTTCGCTGTCGAACACGTCAGCGACCGCACGCAGGCCGTTGGCTTCCAGCGTCGCCCCAGTCGAGACGAGGTCGCAGATGAAGGGCGCGATCTTGAGCCGCGGGGCAAGTTCCACCGCGCCGTTCATCTTAACCACGCTGGCGTCCACGCGCCGCTCGGCCAGCCAGCGCTCGACGATCCGGGGATAAGAGGTGGCGATGCGCTGGCCGGCGAGGCTCTGCGGGCCATCCCACGAAGTGGCGTCGGGCGCGGCGAGCTTGAGCGAACAGCGCGCGGTGCCGAGCTCGGCGACGATCTCTACTGCCGGTCCACGTGAGGACAGCCGAAACTCCTCCAGCACGTTGCCGCCGACGATGCCGAATTCGCACACGCCGTCGGCGACGAAGGTCGGGATGTCGTCGTCGCGCACGAACATGATGTCGGCGGCGAAATTCTCGACCCGGGCGGTCAGCGCATTGCGGCCGTTCTGCAGGCGCAGGCCGGCGCCCTTCAGCAGGTCGCGGCTGATGTCGCTCAGCCGGCCGTTCTTCTGAATGGCGATGTGCAGCCGGTCTTCGTCAATCAGCATCGGGGCGGCTTTCAAGAAGGGCGTCGATCGCGGCGCGGTAACCGCGGTGGGGTTCCTGACGGAGGAAGCGGGCGACGCGAACGATGGTGGTGGTGGAAACGCCGGTGGCGTCATGGATGTCGCGATAGGACAGGTCCGACCCGTCGAGCAGGCGGGCAACGTGCCAACGCTCGGCCAAGGTACGGATCTCCTGCGGGGTGCAGAGGTCGGTTAGCAGCCGCGCCATCTCCTCCGCCGAGCGAGGGGTGAGCAAGGCGCTGCAAAGCTCCTCGACAAGCGCGGCGCCATCACGGGTAGGAGCGGGAGGGGAACTGTTTTGTTTCATCGTGCTAATACGCTGAAACGTCCGCTACCGGCCGAATAGGACGGTGTCAACCGCTCGGGAGTATCCACTTGATGCGGCCGCGCACCTCGTCAGGAACGGCCCGCCCCGCCTCGTTGCGCGCCGGCTGGAAGCGGGC
Above is a window of Sphingomonas glaciei DNA encoding:
- a CDS encoding YerC/YecD family TrpR-related protein; the protein is MKQNSSPPAPTRDGAALVEELCSALLTPRSAEEMARLLTDLCTPQEIRTLAERWHVARLLDGSDLSYRDIHDATGVSTTTIVRVARFLRQEPHRGYRAAIDALLESRPDAD
- the hisG gene encoding ATP phosphoribosyltransferase encodes the protein MLIDEDRLHIAIQKNGRLSDISRDLLKGAGLRLQNGRNALTARVENFAADIMFVRDDDIPTFVADGVCEFGIVGGNVLEEFRLSSRGPAVEIVAELGTARCSLKLAAPDATSWDGPQSLAGQRIATSYPRIVERWLAERRVDASVVKMNGAVELAPRLKIAPFICDLVSTGATLEANGLRAVADVFDSEAVLIRTTRSVAAVRQELGEALLSRIQGVLETKDAKYILLNASSESLPAITRILPGAEAPTIIPLHGRPGHFAVHAVARESVFWETLEQLKGAGASAILVLPIEKMML